The following are encoded together in the Vigna angularis cultivar LongXiaoDou No.4 chromosome 9, ASM1680809v1, whole genome shotgun sequence genome:
- the LOC108347594 gene encoding subtilisin-like protease SBT1.4: protein MASSHLSFLFLILLSVLLSVSSSSDAPQTYIVHVAQSQKPTLFSTHHHWYTSIVRSLPTSPHTATLLYTYSAAAAGFSVRITPSQLSHLRSHPAVLAVEPDQVRHPHTTHTPRFLGLADSFGLWPNSDYADDVVIGVLDTGIWPELRSFNDDNLSPVPSTWKGSCEASRDFPASSCNRKIIGAKAFYKGYEAYLDGPIDETEESKSPRDTEGHGTHTSSTAAGAVVSNASLFHYAQGEARGMATKARIAAYKICWKYGCFDSDILAAMDEAVADGVHVISLSVGASGYSPQYFRDSIALGAFGAARHNVLVSCSAGNSGPGPSTAVNIAPWILTVGASTIDREFPANVVLGDGRVFGGVSLYYGESLPDFKLRLIYAKDAGNRYCYLGSLIPSKVQGKIVVCDRGGNARVEKGSAVKLAGGLGMILTNPAENGEELLADAHLLPATMVGQIAGDEIKEYVRLSQYPTATIEFKGTVIGDSPSAPQVASFSSRGPNRLTPEILKPDVIAPGVNILAGWTGRVGPTDLDLDPRRVEFNIISGTSMSCPHASGIAALLRKAYPEWSPAAVKSALITTAYNVDNSGENIKDLGTGKDSNPFTHGAGHVDPNRALNPGLVYDSDTNDYLAFLCSIGYDANQIAVFTREPAAANVCEGKVGRTGRLASPGDLNYPSFSVQLGGGNDLVKYKRVVTNVGSVVDAVYTVKVNAPPGVAVTVSPSTLVFSDENKTQAFEVAFGRVTSDNSDSFGSIEWTDGSHVVRSPIAVTWRRTGDYSSSL from the coding sequence ATGGCTTCTTCTCATCTATCTTTCCTCTTTCTTATACTTCTCTCTGTTCTTCTTTCTGTCTCATCCTCATCGGACGCTCCACAAACCTACATAGTCCACGTGGCGCAATCGCAGAAGCCCACGCTTTTCTCCACACACCACCACTGGTACACTTCCATCGTCCGCTCCCTCCCTACCTCCCCCCACACAGCCACCCTCCTCTACACCTactccgccgccgccgccggcTTCTCCGTCCGTATCACGCCCTCACAGCTCTCTCACCTCCGCAGCCACCCCGCCGTCCTCGCGGTCGAGCCTGACCAGGTCCGCCACCCCCACACCACCCACACCCCGCGGTTCCTCGGCCTCGCCGACTCCTTCGGCCTCTGGCCCAACTCTGACTACGCGGATGACGTCGTCATCGGCGTCCTGGACACCGGGATATGGCCGGAGCTGAGGAGCTTCAACGACGACAACCTCTCTCCTGTTCCCTCCACATGGAAAGGATCTTGCGAAGCCTCACGCGACTTCCCCGCTTCCTCCTGCAATAGAAAAATAATCGGCGCCAAAGCCTTTTACAAAGGCTACGAAGCCTACCTCGATGGACCGATCGATGAAACCGAGGAATCGAAGTCTCCGCGAGACACCGAAGGCCACGGCACGCACACCTCTTCCACAGCAGCAGGCGCCGTCGTTTCCAACGCGAGTTTGTTTCATTACGCTCAAGGCGAAGCCAGAGGAATGGCCACAAAAGCCAGAATCGCCGCTTACAAGATCTGCTGGAAATACGGTTGCTTTGATTCCGATATCCTTGCCGCCATGGACGAGGCTGTCGCCGACGGAGTTCACGTGATTTCGCTCTCCGTCGGCGCGTCAGGTTACTCGCCGCAGTATTTCCGTGATTCGATCGCTTTGGGAGCTTTTGGCGCTGCTCGTCACAATGTTCTGGTTTCGTGTTCCGCTGGGAACTCAGGGCCTGGTCCCTCCACTGCTGTGAACATTGCACCGTGGATTTTAACCGTTGGAGCTTCCACAATCGATCGAGAATTTCCTGCTAATGTTGTCCTCGGAGATGGAAGGGTTTTCGGTGGGGTGTCTCTGTATTACGGTGAAAGTTTGCCTGATTTTAAGCTTCGATTAATATATGCTAAAGATGCTGGGAACAGGTACTGTTACCTGGGGTCTCTGATACCTTCTAAAGTGCAGGGGAAGATTGTTGTTTGCGACAGGGGTGGGAATGCTAGGGTTGAGAAGGGGAGTGCAGTGAAGCTTGCCGGTGGGTTGGGAATGATTTTGACTAACCCTGCCGAGAATGGTGAAGAGCTTCTTGCTGATGCACATCTTTTGCCAGCTACCATGGTGGGTCAAATTGCAGGGGATGAGATCAAGGAGTATGTAAGGTTGAGTCAGTACCCAACTGCGACTATTGAGTTTAAAGGAACTGTGATTGGGGATTCTCCCTCTGCTCCTCAAGTTGCTTCATTTTCTAGCCGTGGACCCAACCGTCTCACGCCGGAGATTCTCAAACCTGATGTCATTGCTCCTGGTGTTAACATTTTGGCAGGGTGGACTGGGAGAGTGGGGCCTACGGATTTGGACCTTGATCCTAGGAGGGTTGAGTTTAACATTATTTCGGGAACTTCTATGTCTTGTCCTCATGCCAGTGGCATCGCTGCATTGCTTAGGAAAGCCTATCCCGAGTGGTCACCTGCGGCTGTCAAGTCTGCTTTGATCACAACTGCTTATAATGTGGATAATTCTGGAGAGAATATTAAGGATCTTGGAACTGGGAAGGACTCAAATCCGTTTACACATGGAGCTGGTCATGTTGATCCCAACAGGGCTCTTAACCCTGGCTTGGTTTATGATTCTGATACTAATGACTATTTGGCGTTTTTGTGCTCAATTGGGTACGATGCTAATCAGATTGCGGTTTTCACTAGAGAGCCTGCTGCTGCAAACGTTTGTGAAGGGAAAGTGGGTAGGACTGGGAGGTTGGCTAGTCCCGGTGATTTGAATTACCCTTCTTTCTCTGTGCAGTTGGGTGGGGGAAATGATTTGGTCAAGTATAAAAGGGTTGTTACTAATGTGGGAAGTGTTGTTGATGCTGTTTACACTGTGAAAGTAAATGCTCCACCTGGTGTTGCTGTTACAGTGTCCCCCAGCACACTTGTTTTCAGTGATGAAAACAAGACACAGGCATTTGAGGTTGCTTTTGGTAGAGTCACGTCCGATAATTCTGACAGTTTTGGGTCAATTGAATGGACTGATGGAAGTCACGTTGTGAGGAGTCCAATTGCTGTTACATGGAGAAGGACTGGTGATTACTCATCATCCCTTTGA